A segment of the Micromonospora sediminicola genome:
TCCGCGGTGACACACCGAGGGCCCGCATCGACGAGCTGGCCGGGCGGCTGGAGCTGGACCTGACGGCGCGCATCGGCGCCCTGTCGAAGGGAAACCGGCAGAAGGTCGGCCTGGTGCAGGCGTTCATGCACCGCCCGGCCCTGCTGATCCTGGACGAGCCGACGTCGGGGCTGGACCCCCTGGCGCAACAGACCTTCCTCGACCTGGTCCGCGAAGCCAGAGCCGCCGGGCAGACGGTGTTCATGTCGTCGCACATCATGAGCGAGGTCGAGGCGGTCGCCGACCGGGTCGGCATCATCCGGGAGGGCCGCCTCGTCGCGCTCGACACGGTGGCTCGACTCCGCGACCGCAGCGTGCACGAGTTCCACGTCACCTTCAGCGGCCCGATCGACAGATCCGCGCTCGCCGCCCTCCCGCAGGTGTCCGACCTGACCGTCGACGGACCGACCGCGAGATTCCAGCTCGCCGGCACCCCCGACGAACTCATCCGCGTCCTCGCGCGGCACCGGGTCGCCGCGCTGCGCGCCACCGAACCCGACCTGGAACAACTGTTCCTCACCTACTACCAGGCCGACGCCGCGAGCAAGGAGACCACCCATGCCTGACGTCCTGACCAAGACCCTGTGGGACGGCCGGCGCGGCCTTGCCGGTTTCGCCGCCGGCACCGCCCTGATCGGCGCCGCGTACGCCGGTTTCTACCCCCAGGTCGCCGACGGCGCGATGGGACAGACCGTCCAGGGCTTCTCCCCCGCGCTACGCGAGGCACTACGGATGGACGACCTCGCCTCCGCCGCCGGGTACCTCGGCTCCAGCGTCTTCGGCATCATCGTGCCCCTGGTCGCCGTCATCTTCGGCATCACCACCGGCACCCGCGCCATCGCCGGCGACGAGGAGGCCGGCTACCTCGACCTGCTCCTCGCCCACCCGGTCGGCCGAACCCGACTGCTGCTGCACCGCTTCGCCGCGCTCACCGTCGGCGCCACCCTCATCGCCGGAGTGGTCCTGCTGGCCATGCTCGCCGTCCGGCCCGGCGCCCGGCTCGACAGCATCAGCGCCGGCCAGTTCACCGCCCAGTGCCTCGCGCTGGCACTGCTGATCGTCGTCTTCGGAACGATCGCGATGACCATCGGCGCGGCCACCGGCAGCCGGCCCGCCGCACTCGCGGGCACCGCAGGCGTCGCCGTCCTCACCTACGCCGCCGGCACCGCAGCCACCCAGCTCGACGCCGACGCCCTCCGTTACGCCTCCCCCTTCCACTACTACATCGGCGGAGAGCCGCTCCGGAACGGATTCCAATGGACCGACCTCGGGGTCCTGACCGCCGTCGTGGCGGTGCTACTGAGCATCGCGGTGAGCACATTCAACCGGCGCGACCTGACCAGCTGAGACGGTCGAAGGACAAGTTCGTCGCTGTCGTGGAACCCGTCCGATGATGGACGCGCCTCGGGCGGCCGGCGCTAGCGGCAGCCTTAATGGGATGCGGCACCGCGGGGACGGCCGGCTCCGGCCGAAGCTGATGCCATCTCGCTGCGGCGATGTGCGTCGTACTTTCGCCTCCCGTCGCCGACCGGGACAGCCAGCCTGCCGGATCCGGTCGGCGTGACGTCTGCCGGTCCGGGGCTCCGGGCCGCGCTGATCCTCGCGCTCCGGAGCCCCACCGGGTCACGCCGTCGTCATGTGACGAACGCGTTCGCCCTTCGCGAACTCCTCGACCATCTTGGCGCAGAAGGCCGGAAGGTCGCTGGGGTTGCGGCTGGTGATCAGGCCGTTGTCGACCTGAACCTGTTGATCCACCCAGTTGCCGCCCGCGTTTCGGATGTCGGTGCGCAGGCTGGGGAACGAGGTCACCGTCCTGCCGTTGACCATCCCGGTCTCGACCAACGACCAGGGGCCGTGGCAGATCGCGGCCACCGGCTTCTGTTGCTCGAAGAACGCCCGGACGAAGTCCATCGCCTGCTGGTTCATCCGGAGCCGGTCGGGATTGACCGTCCCACCCGGCAGCAGCAGCCCGTCGTAGTCGGCCGCATCGGCCTCGTTCACGGTCCGGTCCACCCGGTAGCGGTTGGCCGGGTTGATGTCCTGGTTCATCGACTGGATCTCGCCGGAATTCAGTGAGACCAGGTGGACCTCGGCCCCCGCCTGCTCCGCGGCGGCCCTCGACTGGGTGTACTCCACGTCCTCCACCCCGTCTGCGGCGAGGCAAGCAACCCGCTTGCCGGTCAGTCGCTGCTGGCTCTGTGCCATTTTCTGCGGCCCCCTTCGTGGTGCCGCCCGGTCGGCGGCACATCGTTCGCTCGCGGCCGCCTTCCCGGTGTCGGGACCGCAAAACGGGCCACCGCACGGCGCCCAAGGGCGGACAATCCCCACATACGATCGCCGCTGCGCGGAGAGGGGTCCGGCCTGGAGAGTGCTTCCTGTCGCAGCGGGAAAGCATTCAACCCACTGGCATCCAGGCTCCGGAAAGGCACGACATGACCCTCGCCGCCGACGCGATCGAACTGCCGTCCGGCCAGACGATGCCCGTGCTCGGCCAGGGCACGTGGTACCTGGGTGAGCGCCCCGAGAGGCGACGGGACGAGCTGGCCGCCCTGCGCACCGGGCTCGACCTGGGCATGACCATGATCGACACTGCCGAGATGTACGGTGATGGCGCCTCCGAGGAACTCGTCGGCGAGGCGATCGTCGGACGACGCGCCGACGTGTTCCTGGTCGACAAGGTCCTGCCGTCCAATGCCAGCCGACGGGGTACGGTGCAGGCCTGCCGCCGCAGCCTGCGACGACTCGGCGTCGACCACATCGACCTCTACCTGCTGCACTGGCGCGGCAGCCATCCGCTCGCCGAGACGATCGAGGCGTTCGGCGAACTCGTCGAGGCCGGCGACATCGGCCAGTGGGGCGTGAGCAACTTCGATCTTTCCGATATGCAGGACCTCCTCGAGGCGGGCGGAAGCGCCTGCGCGACCAACCAGATCCTGTACAACCTCACCCGCCGCGGTCCGGAATTCGATCTGCTGCCGTGGCTGCGCGAGCACCAGATCCCGGTGATGGCCTACTCGCCGATCGAGCAGGGCAGGCTGCTCGGCCACCCCCAGGTCGCGGAGGTCGCCGCCCGGCACGAGGCCACGGCTGCTCAGGTCGCGCTGGCCTGGCTGCTGCGGCAGGGGCGCATAGCGGCCATCCCCCGGTCGTCCAACCCCGAACACACCCGGGAGAACGCGGAAGCGCGCGACCTGTATCTCGCTGAGGAGGATGTCGCGGCACTCGACACGGCGTTCCCCGCGCCGGCCGGCCCGCAACCGCTGGAGATGCTGTAACGGCCGGGAGATCCGGCGGTGGAGCGCGAGTTGTCGGTGGCGTCCGGTTCGGCCAGCCCGCGTCCGCCTCCGGGACATCGCGGCGCAGTGGCTGGCGAACCGAGTCCCAGCGCCCTCGCGGCCCCGACGGCGCTGGTGTGGGCTCAGGGGTGGAACTCCCCACGGGTGCGGGGCAGCCACTCGGGGTGGTGGTCACGCAGATAACCGATGAGCCCCTCACGCACGTCGCAGCGAAGGTCCCACGCGCTCGGTCCGTCGGCCGCCGATGCCTGGACCTGGACGACGACGGTCTGGGGCGTCGCATCCACCATCTGCAGCACCCACTGGTGCCGATCCCACAGTGGTGACGACTCGACGATCCGCCTGGTCTCGGCGCGGAGGTCGTCCAGAACGGCGGTGTGATCGACGTGGAGCCGGGTCTCGCCGACCACCCGCGTCTCGTGCCGGGTCCAGTTCTGGAAGGGGTGCTCGGTGAACCACGTGGTGGGCAGGATGAGCATCCGGTCGTCCCACAGGCGGATGACCACGTTGGTCAGCTTCACCTCCTCGACGCGCCCCCACTGCCCGTCGACCACGATCACGTCCCCCACGTGGAGTCCGTCGGCGAACGCGACCTGGATGCCGGCGAAGGCGTTGCCGAGCGCGGTGCGTGCGGACAGTCCGAGCAGCGCGCCGACGACACCCGCCGAGGTGAGCACGGACAGCCCGATCGTGCGCACCGGAGGGAACGTGGTGAGGACCAGGCCGATCGCCACGACCGTCACCACGACAGAGGTGAGGCGCCGTACCGGTCGGATCTGGGTGCGCGCCCGGCGGATCCGGCGATCGGCCCGCGTCTCGCCCGGCAGCCGGCTGAAAGCGGCCCTCTCGGCGATGTGCAGGGCGCGAAGCACCAGCCACGTCACGCTCGCGATCAACAGCACCACGACGACGCGTCGGACGAAGGAGGGTACCGCGCCGGGGTTAACGCGGGTTCCGACATACAGCGCCGCGAGAAGCAGCACGGCGACGGCGGGGCGGCGGGATGCGCGGTACAGCGGCGCGAGCAGCCAACGGTAGCTGCTGCGACCACCGGCGCGACGCTGGACCAGCACGCCGGCCAGCAGGCCCGCTGCGACCACCACAGCCACCGCGACCACCAGGACCGTCCTCGTGGTCACCAACCGACTTTCCCGCCACCGGCGACCGTCATCGGCACTCCCGTCCGGCACGTGCAGCACATGCCCCGTGGGTCACGACTGGCCCAGGTTGGTGACCAGGTTGACGGCGACGGCCAGGATGCCGGTCCCGAAGGTGTACGAGAGCAGCGCGTGTCCGAGTGCCATCCGGCGCATGCGGTTGCTGGTCGGCTCGTTCTCTCCCGGGGCGTAGGACATGCCGACCGTGAAGGCGACGTATGCGAAGTCGGCGTACGCGGGAGGATCGTCCCGCCCGAAGTCGATGCCACGGCCGTCGCCGCGGTAGTACATCCGGGCGTACTTGAGCGTGAACACCGTGTTCACCAGCATCCACGCCAGCACCACCGCGACGACGCTGAGGATCACCAACGTGACAGCAACCATGTCCTGCTGGTCCGAGGCGCGGACGAGCGCCTCGGCCACGGCGACGAGACTGACAACGGACGCGATCAGGATCGCCGAGTCGGTGGAACGGGAGCGCTGCTCCGCCTCGGCAAGCTGCTCGGTACGCTGCGGGCTCGCCGACCAGCAGGACCGCCACACCCACACGAGGATCGTGCCCGCCGCGATCGTCCAGATCACCAGTGGCGTCAGTTCCGGCGCCCCGACCAGGGCGGTGACCGTGCCGGCGACCACACCGACGACCAACGACCACACGGCACGCCTGACTGACAGCAGGCGCCCCAGGTCCCGTCCTGCCGATCGCTGCTCCATCCGTTCAGCGTTCCGGCCAGGCCGGGTGGGGCACGGGAAACCTGGAGCTATCACCGGATTGGGCGTGAGTTCCTGGGATCGCGACGGCGGCGCGGGCCGAGTGGTCGTCGCGACCGCCCCTGAACCTGTCCTCCGTAGCCGCCGCGTCCCGCTCGTCAGGCTTTGAGCACCACCTTTTCGCACTGGTCCTGTTTGTTCTTGAAGATCTCGAAGCCACGTTCCGCCTCTTCGAGCGGCAGGGTGTGAGTGATCACCCGGGTCGGATCGATCTCGCCGCGCTCGATGCGCCGCAGCAGCGGCTTCATGTAGCGCTGCACGTGGCACTGCCCCGTCCGCAGGGTCAGCGCCCGGTTCATCCACGCGCCGGCGGGGAACTTGTCGAGGAAGCCGCCGTACACGCCGATCACCGATACGATGCCGCCGCTGCGGCACGACATGATCGCCTGGCGTAGCGCGTGGGGGCGCTCGGTCTCGGAGCGGACCGCCTGTTTGACCCGGTCGTACGCGTGGATGTGCGCGGCACCGTGGGTGGCCTCCATGCCGACCGCGTCGATGCACTTGTCCGGTCCCCGCCCGCCGGTCAGTTCCAGCAGCCGGGACCGCACGTCGACCTCGTCGAAGTTGATCGTCGTGTGGCCCGCCCGTTCCGCCATCTGCAGCCGGTACGGCTCCTTGTCGATGGCGATGACCTTCGCGGCGCCGAGCACCCGGGCACTGTCCATGGCGAGCTGGCCGACCGGTCCGGCACCCCACACCGCCACCACGTCGGTCTTCTGAATGTCACATAGGTCGGCGCCCATGAAGCCGGTGGGCAGGATGTCGGAGAGGAACAGCACCTGCTCGTCGGTCAGGTCAGACTCGATCTTCAACGGACCGACGTCGGCGAACGGCACCCGCGCGTACTGCGCCTGACCGCCCGCGAACCCGCCCGTCAGGTGCGAATAGCCGAAGATCCCGGCTACCGGATGGCCGAACATCTTCTCGGCGATCCCGGCGTTGGGGTTGGAGTTCTCGCAACAGGAGTACAGCTCGGCGGCGCAGGCGCCACAGTTGCCGCAGGCGATCGGGAACGGCACGACGACCCGGTCGCCGACCCGGAGCTTGTTCAGGGGTACGCCCGAGCCGACCTCGACCACCTCGCCCATGAACTCGTGGCCCATGACGTCGCCGTCCTGCATGGTGGGCACGTATCCGTCCACCAGGTGCAGGTCGGAGCCGCAGATCGCGGTGGAGGTGATCTTGACGATCGCGTCGCGGTTGTTCAGGATCTTCGGGTCCGGTACGTCACGGACCTTGACGTTGTTGCGGCCCGCCCAGGTGTTCGCCCTCACGCCCCCGCCCCCTTCGCCAGCTCGGCGTCCGACAGCGGTTGCGCCGGACGCTGTGGGAACTCCCTGCGAGCCCGCTTGCCCCACGGTGCGCCGTCGGAGCGGACCACCTCGCCGGTCTCCAGCACCTGCTTGAGCCGGCGCAGATCGTCGTCGAGTTGCTGGTGCGGCTCCTCGCCGAAGTACTTGGCGACCGCCTTGCCGACCGCGCCGCCGGGGATGTCGTAGGTCAGGAGCACGTGCACCTCCGTGCTCACACCGTCCGGGGCGGGCACGAACCGCACCGTACCGGCGTTCGGCACGTCTGCCTTCCCGATCGACCGCCAGGCGATCTTCTCGCCGGCCACGTCGCCGATGATCTCGGCGTCCCACTCGACGTTCTTGCCGAACGGAGCGTTGGCGGACCAGTGGCTCGTCCGCTCACCGGTGGGCCGGACCTCTTCGAGATGAGCCATGAAACTCGGCAGCTTGTCCAGGTCGCGCCAGAACGCGTAGACCTCCGACGGGGGCTTGCGAACGGTTGTCGTGGCTGTCAGCTCCATGGGTCCTCCTCTGCGTGCGCCTCGTGTCGCCGACGCGGAGCCGGCCTCCTTCGCCCGGGTGGCGTGCACGGCGGTCAGGAGATCCAGCACCGTGATCCCGAGGACAGCGCCGGTGACACCGACGAGTCGCCGCCGGCGGCGACCGCCCCGATGAGCGAGGGCCAGTCCGAGCGAGGCCAGGTCCATCGCGTCGCCCACGACCCGGGTCCACGCCCAGAAGCCCTTCCGCCGGCTCGTCAGGAGCCCGGCGGCGTGTACCAGCTCCCGCGCTCCGACCAGCGGCACCATGACTCGAGATGTCGCAGAGTCGTCCACGCCGCTGATTCGGCGCACCGTGTCCGGTGCCGCCAACTGCGCCACGCCCAGACCGGCACTCATCCAGCCGAGCCCGCGCCCCCGCCGCCGCACCTCCTCCTGCCTGGCCTTCCCTACCTCTCTGACCGCAAGTCGTGTCACGGGTGGCCTCCCTGTCCGGTCGCGCCTGGCCGAGCATTTCGATCCCCTTGGGAACGGGGTGGCGGATTGGCGGGGCCGGCATACCCCCCGCCGAGCGCCTGAACCCTGCCGGATCGGCCGTTGCCCCGATCGCACAGCAGGCGCCGGCCGACGGTCCACGCGACCAGCGGCACCCGCGAAGGCAGCAGATCTCACCAACACCGCTGAGCCGTTTGACGCCTCGGCACACGGGTAGACCGCGACCCGGTCCGAGGAGGTGGACCGAGGATCGGAGCCACAGATGGTGGGCTCCGTCCGGTCCGCATGACGGGCGAGGACCGAGGAGTGCGGGATGGCCGAACCGGAGAGCCGGGACAGGGACGCACGGGAGTCGCCCGCGCAACCGCGCGACCACATCGATCCGCAGCGCGACGCCGAGGAGGGCGCTGACGTCTCCGATCGGGGCCGGAACCTCGGCGCCACCGGCGGGCCGACGGGTGCGAGGCCGGGGGGACACCCCGCCCCACAGCGTGGCGAGCGCGACCTGCCCCGGCCGACCGGCGGACGCAGCAGCAAGACGATGTCAGAACCGGATGTCGTCCTCCAGATCCCGCAGGCCAAGGTCGAACAGATCTACGTCGAGGTCGACAACCTGGACGCCTCCGTCTCACTCCGAGCCCGCCTGGGTAGCCTGCTCCAGCTCGACGTGGGCGTTCAGGCGCAGCTCGGCACGGTGAAGATCGACATCAAGGGCGTCGAGGCCGAGGCGATGCTCGAGGTTCGACTCGAGGAACTCCGCGGCATTCTCGACAGCGCCCTGCACACCATCGAACGCAATCCTCAGATCATCGAGTCGCTGGTCAAGACCGTGGACACCGCCGTGAACCAGGTTGGACAGACGGCTCAGCAGGCGCTCGGGCCGCAGGGGCCACTGGCGCGGACGCTCGACCACGTCGGGCAGACGGCGCAGGAGGCGCTGGGGCCTGAGGGACCACTGTCGCAGACGCTGCACCAGACCGTCGGTGGTGGCCCGGGCGGATCTCCGGCCCGAGCCGCCTGGCAACGGATGAAGAGGATGGTCAACAGCAGCCAGCCACTGAGGCACATCACGGCGCGCCTGGTAGGACCTCAGGGGCAACAGCAGCAGGGCTGATCGACATACCATCCGGATGGGCGGTGTCGTGCCAGGACAGATGGCGGTCGTCGTCCGGACCGGCCGCCGGCCGGCCGGCCGGCCAGGGAACGACGCTCGCCTGCCCGGCTTCTCCACCGGGCAACCGATCCCGATGCGCCTCCGTGAGCACCCGGGCGATCCGGCTCGAGAACCTCGTCGAACTCGAACAGGTCGGCATCCTTCACCGAAGCCGTCCCGCTCGAGAGCATGGGCGCCCAGCTACCGGGTATCCCCGGGCATGGGTAGCCAACAGCGCAACAAGCATGACAGCGGCGGCGAGTCGGCGCGGGGCCGCCGACACCCGGGCAGCGGAGCACGAGGCCGGCAGGGAGCCACGGTGGAGCACTCGCCGAATCAGCGGCACGAGCGCACCGCGACCGGACCAGCCGGCACCGAACGCGACCACGGCCGGGCGAAGGCGGCCGGGGAAGGGCGGGTCAACCGCCAGGGTACGGGCTGAAGGCCCCAACAACGCGATCTTCGCCCCCCGACGAGACACGTGCTCTCATTCGGTTGCCGTCGCTCGTCACCCACGCCTGCCGGCCAGCTCGGCTGCACCAATGGCCTACGGCCCAACGGACGTGCGGCCACGGGCAGCGGCCATCACCGGGATGCGGCGCTGACGTCCATCAGCTCAAGCACCTCGTCACCGAGTCCATGGATCGCGATGTCGTCACGCCCGCTCTCCCACCGTTGGCGGTCGAGCACCAGGTTGATCTGCTCCTGGCGGGCACCGTCGAAAGCCCGGATCGTGGTGCCGTTCGACTGATAGCCGAGCGACCACGAGACTCCCAGCGACGGTGCATTGGTGGACCAGGCGGCGGACTCGGCGCGATCCGCTCCCAGCCCGGCGAACGCCAGGTGCAGGATGGCGGCCCGCATCTGCTTGCCGTAGCCACGCCGCTGGAACCGCCGCGCGATCCACGACCCCGTCGAGACGGTCCTGGTGATCCCGAAGTCCTGCGCGCCGATCTCCTGCACCCCGACGCACGCGCCATCGACCTTCACGGCCATCACCAGGTTCCATCTGCTCGGCCGCCAGTCCGCCAGGGACGCCCAGTAGTACCGCAGGAACGACCACTCGGCCTGGGGAGACGGTCCCGACTCCCATCCCGCCACGGGCGAACGCGCCAGAAATCGGCTCTGCGGATCGTAGATGCCCGCTGCCGCATGCATCGCCAGCTCGGCAAGCTCGTCCTCGCCCGGCACAGCCAGCTCAAGCACGGACGTCGTCACCCGCAGACGGCGCACGGGCCAGACCTCGGCCAACGTCATCCGAGCATCATGCCCTGTCCTGCCGCCCGCCGTCGCCCGAAGGTGTCGGCGGATCTCTGAGGAGGGCCGGGGTTCGGGCAAAGCCCCGAGGTCTTCATGGTTCTGGTCGTCCGTCAGCGTGACCGGCCGGGCCGGCGCTTTGCGGGCCGCCTTGATCCACTCGCGCTTCACGGGATCATCGGCCGCCCGCCTCGGCAACCGGGTGCAGGAGACAAACCGTCCGCTCTGCGCCGCAGAAACCGACTTGATCAGCCTCTCGGACGTGACGCCATGACGAACATTCCCCGCAAGCCGCGGCGAGCAGCAGGCATTTGCCGTCACGATGCTGTGCGCCGCGCTGCCCCTGACCGCCGGGTGCGGCACCTCGGAACCCGAAGTGCCGCCGGCGCCGGCGGCTGCGGCACCGCTCACCCATCCTGCGGTCGAGCGAGTGGGTGGAGCAAGCCAGATGAGTTGCGGAATCAGGCGTAACAAGCTCTTCGATCATGAAGGCGGGGCGTGGGCGCCGGGCTCGCCTGGCGGGGCGTCGAGGGCCAGCCTCAGCGCCGCCTCGACCGGATAGACCGGGCAGTACAGCGGAGTGTCTGTGGCCGGCGGGGCCGCGTCCTTCACCTCGAACGCCTTGCGGGCCCGGCCGAGGTCCGCGAGCAGGTCGGCCACTGACGGTTCCTTCTTCGGCTCCGGGGGCGCCGCCTCGACGGGTGCCTCCGTCTTCGGCGCCGTGATCGAGACGCCGAGCGCCGCCGCGGCGGCGTTGAGCCCGTCCTTCGGCATCGCGGCGGCCAGGGCCGAGAGGCGGCCGACGGCCTGGTCGGCGTACGTGGCGTCGACCGACACCGCCGGCAGCTCGAACCGGGTTCCGGTCTGAGCGCCGAACGGGGCGTCGCGGAACACCCGGTCGCGGTTCTCGGCGTCGACGAGCACGTGGCGGCCGTCGTGGAGGTCGGCGTACAGGTTGGCGGCGAGCACGTTCCCGTCGAGCAGCAGGTTCTGGTCGGGCACGGTCGCGCGGACGGCGATGCTGTCGGCGAAGGCGAGCACGTTGGCCTCGACCCGCATGACACCCCGGCCGGAGATGTCCAGCAGGCAGCCGGTCGTGGACTGCCCGGTCGAGGCCCGGCCGGTGGGGTCGGCGGCGAACAGGACCGTGTTGCCGCGGATCGTCCAGGGGCCCGCGCCGGGTGCCTGGATACGGACGGCGGTGCCGCTCGTGTTGACGACCACGTTGTTCTCGAACGTCCCGTACGCCGCACTGAGCTGCACGGCGCAGAACGCCGCGTTGGCGAAGACGCAGTTGCGCACGGTGATGCCACCGCTGCTGCCGCGCAGGTCGAGCAGCGCCGCCGACTGGGAATGGCCCGCGTCGAGGGCGCCGCTGTCGGCGTACGCGTTGTAGGTCGCCCCGTCGAACATGAACCCGTCAAGGATGAGGCCCTCCACCGAGTCCTCGCCGGTGAGCACCGGATCGCCGAAGATGCCCTTCGCCTTGGTCTCCGGAGTGAGCACGAAGCGCACGGGGTGTCGCCAGGGGTCGCGTGCGGCGAACTCGGCGTCCCACCCGCCCAGCAGCGTCAGGTTGCGTACGGGGATGCGCCACGTGCCCGACCGCAGGCGGCCCGTGTACTCACCTGCGGCGACGAGGATGCGGTCGCCCTCGGCGGCCTTTTCGAGGGCCTGGAACGGGTCGCGGAACGGCGCCTCGCGGCTGCCGTCCCCGCCAGAGGATCCGGCCCGCACGAACCAGTCGCGGCCGGCCGGCCGGGGCGGCTCGGGGGCCGTGACGTCGAGCACGGGCGCGAGGGAGTCGAGGACGATGGTGGCGCTCTGACGCCCGCCGGGCGGCGTGAGGCGATACGTGCCGCGGAGCAGGTACGTGGACTCGACGTCGAGGCCGCGCGAATACCGTACGGCCTCCTCAGTCTGGTGATGGACGAGGCCGTAGCGCGGGGCGAGCGCCCACCACGGGCTGTTGTCGGTGCCGGGCTCGTAGATGGCGACGCCGATGTGCGTCTCCGCGAGCTCAGGGAGGATCTGCGTGTTCTGGTCGAAGCCGACCCCGGCCCGCACCTGCACCGGGGCTCCGGCGAGCGCCGGGTCGGCCTCGTAGAGCCGCGCCCAGTCGACGGCCTGGTACGCCGGACCGGCCGC
Coding sequences within it:
- a CDS encoding right-handed parallel beta-helix repeat-containing protein, with the translated sequence MTDLFVAAGGPVGDGTRARPFHDPWLALRQAAPGDRIHIAAGTYTGRGERSSWVVDTPELALLGGYSPDFARRTPWQTPTVFAAKTGLRVPNEPNMLQGIGGHDGLVLDGLFFDGAGRDDYDEQGGLQRASYGDGPLVSLRGKRITVRDCCFANGSSGAVELGGDSVVFENNIVVNCVGLSLLTVRDGAPETPAAVSRNTFAFAHDDSDPPRGSGADRAVGVRVNGAAAIADNVFVGCGNAAVACLCDVGQIAIDRNLFFATPRDIVRSRVSGAEAELTEEYAAELEDVGLRSAAGNTVGDPQLTGLPAAWLDTYTVDVAVTYERPPIAALNALRKSAGLGELSPTSDRDVQRPVMRRLAPAEVLALAVGAAPGAHPADLAAPEPFTELAAGPAYQAVDWARLYEADPALAGAPVQVRAGVGFDQNTQILPELAETHIGVAIYEPGTDNSPWWALAPRYGLVHHQTEEAVRYSRGLDVESTYLLRGTYRLTPPGGRQSATIVLDSLAPVLDVTAPEPPRPAGRDWFVRAGSSGGDGSREAPFRDPFQALEKAAEGDRILVAAGEYTGRLRSGTWRIPVRNLTLLGGWDAEFAARDPWRHPVRFVLTPETKAKGIFGDPVLTGEDSVEGLILDGFMFDGATYNAYADSGALDAGHSQSAALLDLRGSSGGITVRNCVFANAAFCAVQLSAAYGTFENNVVVNTSGTAVRIQAPGAGPWTIRGNTVLFAADPTGRASTGQSTTGCLLDISGRGVMRVEANVLAFADSIAVRATVPDQNLLLDGNVLAANLYADLHDGRHVLVDAENRDRVFRDAPFGAQTGTRFELPAVSVDATYADQAVGRLSALAAAMPKDGLNAAAAALGVSITAPKTEAPVEAAPPEPKKEPSVADLLADLGRARKAFEVKDAAPPATDTPLYCPVYPVEAALRLALDAPPGEPGAHAPPS